From a region of the Betta splendens chromosome 5, fBetSpl5.4, whole genome shotgun sequence genome:
- the camk1b gene encoding calcium/calmodulin-dependent protein kinase type 1 isoform X3 — MGNHIVSDRNTKKMPLGDDCHPLKKKTSDVKEKYDFKEILGTGAFSEVVLAAEKRTQKLVAIKCIPKKALEGKVNSIENEIAVLHKIKHTNIVSLEEIFESKSHLYLVMQLVSGGELFDRIIERGFYTEKDASKLIQQILDAVKYLHNMGIVHRDLKPENLLYYSMDEDSKIMISDFGLSKIEGSDSVMSTACGTPGYVAPEVLAQKPYSKAVDCWSIGVIAYILLCGYPPFYDENDAKLFEQILKAEYEFDSPYWDDISDSAKDFIVHLMEKDPNMRYTCEQALQHPWIAGDTALDKNIHESVSAQIKKNFAKSKWKQAFNATAVVRHMRRLQLGTSHEGPNPNLPSPCRTHLLMPEEDAGASCT; from the exons ATGGGAAACCA TATTGTTTCTGACCGTAACACCAAGAAGATGCCACTGGGTGATGATTGCCATCCCTTGAAAAAGAAAACCTcagatgtgaaggagaagtATGACTTCAAAGAGATCCTAGGAAC ggGAGCGTTCTCGGAGGTGGTCCTGGCTGCGGAGAAAAGGACCCAGAAGTTGGTGGCTATCAAGTGTATTCCTAAGAAGGCATTAGAGGGCAAAGTAAACAGCATTGAGAATGAGATAGCAGTCCTACACAA GATTAAACACACCAACATCGTCTCTCTGGAAGAGATATTCGAGAGTAAATCACACCTCTACCTTGTAATGCAACT GGTGTCTGGAGGGGAACTCTTCGATCGGATCATAGAGAGAGGCTTCTATACGGAGAAAGATGCCAGTAAGCTCATTCAGCAGATTCTGGACGCTGTCAAATACCTCCACAACATGGGGATTGTGCATCGTGACCTCAAG CCTGAGAATCTGCTTTACTACAGTATGGACGAAGACTCCAAAATCATGATCAGTGACTTTGGTCTGTCTAAAATCGAAGGCTCTGACAGCGTGATGTCGACGGCCTGTGGGACGCCTGGATACGTTG CACCTGAGGTGTTGGCTCAGAAGCCCTACAGCAAAGCAGTGGACTGCTGGTCTATCGGGGTCATAGCCTACATTCT GTTGTGCGGGTATCCACCGTTCTACGATGAGAACGATGCCAAACTGTTTGAGCAGATCTTGAAGGCTGAATATGAGTTTGATTCTCCATACTGGGATGATATTTCGGATTCAG CCAAAGACTTCATAGTCCACCTGATGGAGAAGGACCCCAATATGCGTTACACCTGTGAGCAGGCACTGCAGCACCCCTG GATCGCTGGAGACACCGCTCTGGATAAGAACATCCATGAATCTGTCAGTGCTCAGATTAAGAAGAACTTCGCGAAAAGCAAGTGGAAG CAAGCGTTCAACGCCACAGCAGTGGTTCGTCACATGAGGCGTCTCCAGCTGGGCACCAGCCATGAGGGACCCAACCCCAACCTCCCCAGCCCGTGCCGAACTCACCTGCTGATGCCAGAGGAAGATGCAGGTGCCAGCTGTACTT AA
- the camk1b gene encoding calcium/calmodulin-dependent protein kinase type 1 isoform X4, giving the protein MGNHIVSDRNTKKMPLGDDCHPLKKKTSDVKEKYDFKEILGTGAFSEVVLAAEKRTQKLVAIKCIPKKALEGKVNSIENEIAVLHKIKHTNIVSLEEIFESKSHLYLVMQLVSGGELFDRIIERGFYTEKDASKLIQQILDAVKYLHNMGIVHRDLKPENLLYYSMDEDSKIMISDFGLSKIEGSDSVMSTACGTPGYVAPEVLAQKPYSKAVDCWSIGVIAYILLCGYPPFYDENDAKLFEQILKAEYEFDSPYWDDISDSAKDFIVHLMEKDPNMRYTCEQALQHPWIAGDTALDKNIHESVSAQIKKNFAKSKWKQAFNATAVVRHMRRLQLGTSHEGPNPNLPSPCRTHLLMPEEDAGAS; this is encoded by the exons ATGGGAAACCA TATTGTTTCTGACCGTAACACCAAGAAGATGCCACTGGGTGATGATTGCCATCCCTTGAAAAAGAAAACCTcagatgtgaaggagaagtATGACTTCAAAGAGATCCTAGGAAC ggGAGCGTTCTCGGAGGTGGTCCTGGCTGCGGAGAAAAGGACCCAGAAGTTGGTGGCTATCAAGTGTATTCCTAAGAAGGCATTAGAGGGCAAAGTAAACAGCATTGAGAATGAGATAGCAGTCCTACACAA GATTAAACACACCAACATCGTCTCTCTGGAAGAGATATTCGAGAGTAAATCACACCTCTACCTTGTAATGCAACT GGTGTCTGGAGGGGAACTCTTCGATCGGATCATAGAGAGAGGCTTCTATACGGAGAAAGATGCCAGTAAGCTCATTCAGCAGATTCTGGACGCTGTCAAATACCTCCACAACATGGGGATTGTGCATCGTGACCTCAAG CCTGAGAATCTGCTTTACTACAGTATGGACGAAGACTCCAAAATCATGATCAGTGACTTTGGTCTGTCTAAAATCGAAGGCTCTGACAGCGTGATGTCGACGGCCTGTGGGACGCCTGGATACGTTG CACCTGAGGTGTTGGCTCAGAAGCCCTACAGCAAAGCAGTGGACTGCTGGTCTATCGGGGTCATAGCCTACATTCT GTTGTGCGGGTATCCACCGTTCTACGATGAGAACGATGCCAAACTGTTTGAGCAGATCTTGAAGGCTGAATATGAGTTTGATTCTCCATACTGGGATGATATTTCGGATTCAG CCAAAGACTTCATAGTCCACCTGATGGAGAAGGACCCCAATATGCGTTACACCTGTGAGCAGGCACTGCAGCACCCCTG GATCGCTGGAGACACCGCTCTGGATAAGAACATCCATGAATCTGTCAGTGCTCAGATTAAGAAGAACTTCGCGAAAAGCAAGTGGAAG CAAGCGTTCAACGCCACAGCAGTGGTTCGTCACATGAGGCGTCTCCAGCTGGGCACCAGCCATGAGGGACCCAACCCCAACCTCCCCAGCCCGTGCCGAACTCACCTGCTGATGCCAGAGGAAGATGCAGGTGCCAGCT AA
- the camk1b gene encoding calcium/calmodulin-dependent protein kinase type 1 isoform X1: MGNHIVSDRNTKKMPLGDDCHPLKKKTSDVKEKYDFKEILGTGAFSEVVLAAEKRTQKLVAIKCIPKKALEGKVNSIENEIAVLHKIKHTNIVSLEEIFESKSHLYLVMQLVSGGELFDRIIERGFYTEKDASKLIQQILDAVKYLHNMGIVHRDLKPENLLYYSMDEDSKIMISDFGLSKIEGSDSVMSTACGTPGYVAPEVLAQKPYSKAVDCWSIGVIAYILLCGYPPFYDENDAKLFEQILKAEYEFDSPYWDDISDSAKDFIVHLMEKDPNMRYTCEQALQHPWIAGDTALDKNIHESVSAQIKKNFAKSKWKQAFNATAVVRHMRRLQLGTSHEGPNPNLPSPCRTHLLMPEEDAEACCEGGCSQNVDGGAEPLSNCTYRCHPTSRV, from the exons ATGGGAAACCA TATTGTTTCTGACCGTAACACCAAGAAGATGCCACTGGGTGATGATTGCCATCCCTTGAAAAAGAAAACCTcagatgtgaaggagaagtATGACTTCAAAGAGATCCTAGGAAC ggGAGCGTTCTCGGAGGTGGTCCTGGCTGCGGAGAAAAGGACCCAGAAGTTGGTGGCTATCAAGTGTATTCCTAAGAAGGCATTAGAGGGCAAAGTAAACAGCATTGAGAATGAGATAGCAGTCCTACACAA GATTAAACACACCAACATCGTCTCTCTGGAAGAGATATTCGAGAGTAAATCACACCTCTACCTTGTAATGCAACT GGTGTCTGGAGGGGAACTCTTCGATCGGATCATAGAGAGAGGCTTCTATACGGAGAAAGATGCCAGTAAGCTCATTCAGCAGATTCTGGACGCTGTCAAATACCTCCACAACATGGGGATTGTGCATCGTGACCTCAAG CCTGAGAATCTGCTTTACTACAGTATGGACGAAGACTCCAAAATCATGATCAGTGACTTTGGTCTGTCTAAAATCGAAGGCTCTGACAGCGTGATGTCGACGGCCTGTGGGACGCCTGGATACGTTG CACCTGAGGTGTTGGCTCAGAAGCCCTACAGCAAAGCAGTGGACTGCTGGTCTATCGGGGTCATAGCCTACATTCT GTTGTGCGGGTATCCACCGTTCTACGATGAGAACGATGCCAAACTGTTTGAGCAGATCTTGAAGGCTGAATATGAGTTTGATTCTCCATACTGGGATGATATTTCGGATTCAG CCAAAGACTTCATAGTCCACCTGATGGAGAAGGACCCCAATATGCGTTACACCTGTGAGCAGGCACTGCAGCACCCCTG GATCGCTGGAGACACCGCTCTGGATAAGAACATCCATGAATCTGTCAGTGCTCAGATTAAGAAGAACTTCGCGAAAAGCAAGTGGAAG CAAGCGTTCAACGCCACAGCAGTGGTTCGTCACATGAGGCGTCTCCAGCTGGGCACCAGCCATGAGGGACCCAACCCCAACCTCCCCAGCCCGTGCCGAACTCACCTGCTGATGCCAGAGGAAGATGCAG AAGCATGTTGTGAGGGAGGCTGCTCCCAGAATGTCGACGGTGGGGCGGAACCTCTGTCCAACTGCACCTACCGCTGCCACCCGACCAGCAGAGTGTGA
- the camk1b gene encoding calcium/calmodulin-dependent protein kinase type 1 isoform X2: MPLGDDCHPLKKKTSDVKEKYDFKEILGTGAFSEVVLAAEKRTQKLVAIKCIPKKALEGKVNSIENEIAVLHKIKHTNIVSLEEIFESKSHLYLVMQLVSGGELFDRIIERGFYTEKDASKLIQQILDAVKYLHNMGIVHRDLKPENLLYYSMDEDSKIMISDFGLSKIEGSDSVMSTACGTPGYVAPEVLAQKPYSKAVDCWSIGVIAYILLCGYPPFYDENDAKLFEQILKAEYEFDSPYWDDISDSAKDFIVHLMEKDPNMRYTCEQALQHPWIAGDTALDKNIHESVSAQIKKNFAKSKWKQAFNATAVVRHMRRLQLGTSHEGPNPNLPSPCRTHLLMPEEDAEACCEGGCSQNVDGGAEPLSNCTYRCHPTSRV; this comes from the exons ATGCCACTGGGTGATGATTGCCATCCCTTGAAAAAGAAAACCTcagatgtgaaggagaagtATGACTTCAAAGAGATCCTAGGAAC ggGAGCGTTCTCGGAGGTGGTCCTGGCTGCGGAGAAAAGGACCCAGAAGTTGGTGGCTATCAAGTGTATTCCTAAGAAGGCATTAGAGGGCAAAGTAAACAGCATTGAGAATGAGATAGCAGTCCTACACAA GATTAAACACACCAACATCGTCTCTCTGGAAGAGATATTCGAGAGTAAATCACACCTCTACCTTGTAATGCAACT GGTGTCTGGAGGGGAACTCTTCGATCGGATCATAGAGAGAGGCTTCTATACGGAGAAAGATGCCAGTAAGCTCATTCAGCAGATTCTGGACGCTGTCAAATACCTCCACAACATGGGGATTGTGCATCGTGACCTCAAG CCTGAGAATCTGCTTTACTACAGTATGGACGAAGACTCCAAAATCATGATCAGTGACTTTGGTCTGTCTAAAATCGAAGGCTCTGACAGCGTGATGTCGACGGCCTGTGGGACGCCTGGATACGTTG CACCTGAGGTGTTGGCTCAGAAGCCCTACAGCAAAGCAGTGGACTGCTGGTCTATCGGGGTCATAGCCTACATTCT GTTGTGCGGGTATCCACCGTTCTACGATGAGAACGATGCCAAACTGTTTGAGCAGATCTTGAAGGCTGAATATGAGTTTGATTCTCCATACTGGGATGATATTTCGGATTCAG CCAAAGACTTCATAGTCCACCTGATGGAGAAGGACCCCAATATGCGTTACACCTGTGAGCAGGCACTGCAGCACCCCTG GATCGCTGGAGACACCGCTCTGGATAAGAACATCCATGAATCTGTCAGTGCTCAGATTAAGAAGAACTTCGCGAAAAGCAAGTGGAAG CAAGCGTTCAACGCCACAGCAGTGGTTCGTCACATGAGGCGTCTCCAGCTGGGCACCAGCCATGAGGGACCCAACCCCAACCTCCCCAGCCCGTGCCGAACTCACCTGCTGATGCCAGAGGAAGATGCAG AAGCATGTTGTGAGGGAGGCTGCTCCCAGAATGTCGACGGTGGGGCGGAACCTCTGTCCAACTGCACCTACCGCTGCCACCCGACCAGCAGAGTGTGA